AGATCGAGCGCTGCTCCCAACGCCGGGCCAGGTCGATCACTTCATCCCACTCTCGCGCTTGCGCCTTGGCCTCGGCAGCGAAGCGTGCCGGCTCGATGCGGATGGGATCGAAGCGTGCCGACCGCTCGGCCGCCTCGTAAGCGATATCCCATTTGCTCGCCAGCATGGCGATGCGGGTCAGCAGGTCCTGCACTTCGTAAAGCCGCGGCGCGTCGGCCGCGATCACCGCCAACGCCTCGGTCAACTCGTCGAGTTGTTGGTCTTGGGTCCGGGCGGCAATGAGCGTGTCGACCATCCGCGCGGCCGCCTCGTTGTCGGCGTCGTTGACCAACAGCGTCGTGAGCACTTCGCCGACCTGCGGGATGTCGCGCAGCAAGTTTTCCGACGCGTCGGCCGCGGCGAGTTTCTCGGCAAACAGCGCGTAAGCACCGCCGTTCTCGAGTTTGTCCGCAGCCTCGGCAGCGGCGGCGATGGCGGCGGGAATGTCGCCGAGACTGAAGTTGGCGATCACGAGACGACGCCAGGTTTCACGATTGCTCGGGTCGTCGGCAACCGAGGCCCGGTAGCTTTCGAGCGCGCCGGCCAAGTCGCCGGACCGCGCCGCCGCATCGCCTCGCACCCGCGCGAGCTCCGCCGGGCTCAGCTCGCTCGACGTAAGCCGGTCGAGCGCGGTGGCGATGCCTTCCTTGTCGCCGCGGCTGGCGAAGTAGTCGATGACGAAGAGCAACTGGGCCGTCTCGCCACTTTCGAGGAGCTTGGCGATAATCTCGGGGTCCATCGCGCCCTGCCGGCGGTAGAGCTCGAGCAGTTGCATGTCCGGCAGGTCGCCGGTGCGTGGAAGACCTTCGAGGACGGCCACGGCTCGCTCGGCCTGGCCGGCACCGGTGAGCAGCTGCGCGAGTAGTCGACGCTCCCCGTCCGACGCCCGGACCGATGGCCGCGCGACCAGTTCCTCAACCGTGCGCAAGTGCTGATCCGCGCGGCCGAACTCGCCCTCGCGCTGCAGCATCTCGGCAAGTTTGAGCCGCAGCGGAATGTTGTCGGGAACCGCGCGGGTCGCCTCGGCGACCTGCTTGATCGCTTCGTCGCGGCTTTCCAGCCGGGTGAGCACTTCGGCCAACACGAGCCGAGGTTCGACGGCATTCTCATAGGCCCGCGTCACGGCCGACACCCGCAACGCCAGCTCGGACAGTTCTCTTTCCGGCAACGTCTGACCACGCTCGTCGGCTTGCTGCAACACCAGCACCGCCGCAGTCGTCGGCCAGTTGAGTCCGTACGGCTCGACCAGACCGACCAACCTTTCGACCGCGGCCCGGCGTTGGGCGATCGTCGCCGAAGCGGCGGCGGCACGCTGCTGGATGTCGATACGGGCCGGGTATTGCTCGGCCAGCGCGGCGATCCGTTCGCCGACCGCCGTGCGATCGTCGCCCATGGCGAGACGGAGGTCGATCTCGGAAAGCGCGACGGACGCTCCGCCGCCGGTCAGTTGCATCGCTTCGATCGCCGCCTCGGATGACGCAGCACCGACCGCGCGTTCCCGGGCAAAGGCGATCCGCGCATCCTCGCCCGGCCATGTCACGTCGTTGAGCAACCTTTGCGCGTCCATGTCGAGCCGCCGGGCGAGCTGACTGGCACGCAACCCGGCACGCGGGGTGTCGGCGAAGACGTTCGGGTCTTCCAGCAATGGCGCGAGCAATGCGCGGGCACCATCGACATCTTCCCGCTCGGCCAGCAGGTTGGCTTTGAGCACGATGGCCTCTACTGAACCGGGATCAATCTCGAGCGCGTCTTCGAGAAGTTGGAGCGCGTCGTCGATGCCTTTGGAGTTCGCATCACCGCTGAGCCGAGCGATCGCCTCGGCGACCACGGCGAGCGTCTCCGGATCGGAACGTCCGCGCTGCAGGAGCACCCGCGCGGCCCGGACCGATTCGTTACCCCGGCCGCTAGCAAGAAGCGTTCGCAGATGATCCACGGCGGGCGCTTTCCACGAAGGCGCGAGTCGGGCTGCGACTTGCAGATGCTCGGCCGCCGCGATCGGCTCACCGGCGCGGGCCAATGACACGCCGAGCAGGTACTCGAACGATGCGTGCTGGCCCAACGAAAGCGCGGCGCGTGCCGCGGCGATGGAGTCAGCGACGTCGGCAGTCGCGACCGAGAAGAGTCCACGCTCATCAGGCCAGACCGGCAGGATCGCCGCCCAGGCGTGGCCGCGTGTGCCTTCCGGACGTTCGAGCAGTCCGGCCACGATCGGCGCGACCTCGTCACGCCGGCCCTCGCCGATCAGTCCGAGCCCGCGCAGCCCCAGCAGACGTGCATCGGCGGTCGGATCGGACGGATCAAGGTCTTCAGTCAGCCCCAGCAACGCCGCGTAGCGACCGCCCTCCCACAATCGTTGGGCGAAACGAATGCGGGCGTCGAGGTCGTCGACATCGGCCGCGTTTTCGAGCACGGCAAGCGACAGCTCATACTCGCCGTAGCCGTCGA
The window above is part of the Planctomycetota bacterium genome. Proteins encoded here:
- a CDS encoding tetratricopeptide repeat protein, coding for MTEQAKPTTKQERVPEPAPYEQERGPKWKLLIGLGVLLLVIAVVGASFVVVRKARVQRAMLADLQEGYELLEAGQPDRARILIGPFVQANPDDVEAKYAYARANRQVEQPNGRHIIETIGFLRQILNTDPNHTEAERDLVELSVLLGLNNDVLRMTADLPPEPMSDPVLLESRTLALAATGDLDDALTYARAYNQALPADLLGHVRTLEIFRASRADEEVIRARAEEVAAPMTPARSAVIRGFAERILGNHERGVELAKQAAADPETDVKFVAPLVNLLDGYGEYELSLAVLENAADVDDLDARIRFAQRLWEGGRYAALLGLTEDLDPSDPTADARLLGLRGLGLIGEGRRDEVAPIVAGLLERPEGTRGHAWAAILPVWPDERGLFSVATADVADSIAAARAALSLGQHASFEYLLGVSLARAGEPIAAAEHLQVAARLAPSWKAPAVDHLRTLLASGRGNESVRAARVLLQRGRSDPETLAVVAEAIARLSGDANSKGIDDALQLLEDALEIDPGSVEAIVLKANLLAEREDVDGARALLAPLLEDPNVFADTPRAGLRASQLARRLDMDAQRLLNDVTWPGEDARIAFARERAVGAASSEAAIEAMQLTGGGASVALSEIDLRLAMGDDRTAVGERIAALAEQYPARIDIQQRAAAASATIAQRRAAVERLVGLVEPYGLNWPTTAAVLVLQQADERGQTLPERELSELALRVSAVTRAYENAVEPRLVLAEVLTRLESRDEAIKQVAEATRAVPDNIPLRLKLAEMLQREGEFGRADQHLRTVEELVARPSVRASDGERRLLAQLLTGAGQAERAVAVLEGLPRTGDLPDMQLLELYRRQGAMDPEIIAKLLESGETAQLLFVIDYFASRGDKEGIATALDRLTSSELSPAELARVRGDAAARSGDLAGALESYRASVADDPSNRETWRRLVIANFSLGDIPAAIAAAAEAADKLENGGAYALFAEKLAAADASENLLRDIPQVGEVLTTLLVNDADNEAAARMVDTLIAARTQDQQLDELTEALAVIAADAPRLYEVQDLLTRIAMLASKWDIAYEAAERSARFDPIRIEPARFAAEAKAQAREWDEVIDLARRWEQRSISAGSNPLPAILLRARARLAQDQASRTLALLRPYRERMREDPAAYAEVIAVYSEALLQRNSGSEALPLLEPLVQEMPFARRIYIRILGSQWPDAADAADKLAAIDPVMRRSGPAEMILLARGWKDLERRGVENNEFDTLVLAAATQMLGSDQTVGDGLIVETAMLGTDLLSREELTALYRKALSVNPENPIALNNLAMQLIEEPTDGSLEEALSHAERVAAIEDHPAHAYFLDTLASVQRARGELSDAARSLYEATRAEPQNPRWFANLAEVQLEQNLPDAARPNWEEAKRLAAGRRNLEPETQATLARLDEAFE